The Desulfonatronum lacustre DSM 10312 region GGTGGGCAGGGGCAGCCGGGGCAGGCGCTGTTCCAGAACATGGCCGACCTGGAGGAGTACATCTTCCCGGAAGGCCGGTCCCAGGATCTGCAACCCCACCGGCAGGCCGCTGCGCTCACCCAAACCAACAGGCAGGCTCAGGCCGGGGAGGCCGGCCAAATTCAGGGAGATGGTGAAGATGTCGCTCAGGTACATCTGCAGCGGATCGGCTGTTTTCTCGCCCATGCCGAAGGCCGTGGTGGGCGTGACCGGGCCGCAGATCACGTCGCAGCGTGCAAAGGCCTCCAGGAAGTCCCGCTGGATCAGGCGGCGGATCTGGGCGGCCTTTTTGTAGTAGGCGTCGTAGTACCCCGAGGAGAGCACGTAGGTGCCGAGCATGATGCGGCGCTGGACTTCTTCGCCGAAGCCCTTGCTGCGGGAGTTGCGGTACATCTCGATCAGGTCGCGGGCATCCTTGTCCCGATACCCGTAGCGCACCCCGTCGAACCGGGCCAGGTTGGAGCTGGCTTCGGCGGAGGCCACGATGTAGTAGGCGGCCACGGCATAGGACGTGTGGGGCAGGGTGATCGGGACGCAGGTCGCGCCCAGTTCCTCGGCCAGGGTCATGGCCTGCTTGCAGCGCTGGGCCACGTCCGGCTCCAGGCCGTCCTCGCCCCAGAACTCTTCGGGCATGCCGATGCGCAGGCCGGAAAGGTCGGGCCGCTCGGCCAGCAGGGCCGGGTAGTCCGGCACGGGCAGATCCGCGCAGGTGGAATCCTTGGGATCATGACCGGCGATGACCCGCAGGAGCAGGGCCGCGTCCTCCACGGTCAGGGTCATGGGGCCGATCTGGTCCAGGGAGGAGGCGTAGGCCACAAGGCCGTAGCGAGAGACCCGACCGTAGCTGGGCTTGAGCCCGACTACACCGCAAAAGGCAGCAGGCTGACGGATGGAGCCTCCGGTGTCCGTACCCAGGGCCGCGAAGCCCATCCGCGCGGCCACGGCCGCGGCTGAACCGCCGCTGGAACCACCGGGAACGACGTTGAGGTCCCAGGGGTTGGCCGTGGGGTGAAAGGCGGAGTTTTCCGTGGACGAGCCCATGGCGAACTCGTCCATGTTCACCTTGCCCAGGATCATGGCCCCGGCTTCACGCAGCCGGGTTACGACCTCGGCGTCGAAGCAGGGTGTGAAGTCGGCCAGCATCCGCGAACCACAGGTGGTCCGCATGCCGCGAGTGGTCAGCACGTCCTTGAGGGCCAGGGGGACGCCCCACAAGGGTTTGGTTGCCAGGATGTCCGGCGTGGGGCCGACGCGGTCCATTTCCCGGGCTTGGCCAAGGACTTCCTCGTCGGCCCGGGTAAGAAAGGCGCGGATGGAGGGCTCCAGGGCGTCCATCCGGTCCA contains the following coding sequences:
- the gatA gene encoding Asp-tRNA(Asn)/Glu-tRNA(Gln) amidotransferase subunit GatA, translated to MSELSFHTMAEIRRRLAVGEVRVEDVVRSCLDRMDALEPSIRAFLTRADEEVLGQAREMDRVGPTPDILATKPLWGVPLALKDVLTTRGMRTTCGSRMLADFTPCFDAEVVTRLREAGAMILGKVNMDEFAMGSSTENSAFHPTANPWDLNVVPGGSSGGSAAAVAARMGFAALGTDTGGSIRQPAAFCGVVGLKPSYGRVSRYGLVAYASSLDQIGPMTLTVEDAALLLRVIAGHDPKDSTCADLPVPDYPALLAERPDLSGLRIGMPEEFWGEDGLEPDVAQRCKQAMTLAEELGATCVPITLPHTSYAVAAYYIVASAEASSNLARFDGVRYGYRDKDARDLIEMYRNSRSKGFGEEVQRRIMLGTYVLSSGYYDAYYKKAAQIRRLIQRDFLEAFARCDVICGPVTPTTAFGMGEKTADPLQMYLSDIFTISLNLAGLPGLSLPVGLGERSGLPVGLQILGPAFREDVLLQVGHVLEQRLPRLPLPTGIAQQAP